One Salvelinus alpinus chromosome 9, SLU_Salpinus.1, whole genome shotgun sequence genomic window, GTGAAGAGGGCCTTGTACTTCCTCAGATATCTGGGGAACTCATCTGACACAGACGTCACTATGGTCTCAATGGTGGCAAACTGAGACAGGGACAGTAGATACTTAATTAATATAATAGATTCCGTCGAACAACAGAAAGCCAAATGACATAATCTTGGTACTACACATACTTACAATGAACCACTAAGACCTTGTGGAGGTCTTATCAACCACTAAGACCCTGCGGAGGTCTTATCAACCACTAAGACCCTGCGGAGGTCTTATCAACCACTAAGACCCTGCGGAGGTCTTATCAACCACTAAGACCTTGCGGAGGTCTTATCAACCACTAAGACCCTGCGGAGGTCTTATCAACCACTAAGACCCTGCGGAGGTCTTATCAACCACTAAGACCCTGTGGAGGTCTTATCAACCACTAAGACCCTGTGGAGGTCTTATCAACCACTAAGACCTTGTGGAGGTCTTATCAACCACTAAGACCTTGTGGAGGTCTTATCAACCACTAAGACCCTGCGGAGGTCTTATCAACCACTAAGACCCTGCGGAGGTCTTATCAACCACTAAGACCTTGTGGAGGTCTTATCAACCACTAAGACCTTGTGGAGGTCTTATCAACCACTAAGACCTTGTGGAGGTCTTATCAACCACTAAGACCTTGTGGAGGTCTTATCAACCACTAAGACCTTGTGGAGGTCTTATCAACCACTAAGACCTTGTGGAGGTCTTATCAACCACTAAGACCTTGTGGAGGTCTTATCAACCACTAAGACCCTGCGGAGGTCTTATCAACCACTAAGACCTTGTGGAGGTCTTATCAACCACTAAGACCTTGCGGAGGTCTTATCAACCACTAAGACCTTGCGGAGGTCTTATCAACCACTAAGACCCTGCGGAGGTCTTATCAACCACTAAGACCTTGCGGAGGTCTTATCAACCACTAAGACCTTGTGGAGGTCTTATCAACCACTAAGACCTTGTGGAGGTCTTATCAACCACTAAGACCCTGCGGAGGTCTTATCAACCACTAAGACCCTGCGGAGGTCTTATCAACCACTAAGACCCTGCGGAGGTCTTATTAACCACTAAGACCCTGCGGAGGTCTTATCAACCACTAAGACCCTGCGGAGGTCTTATCAACCACTAAGACCCTGCGGAGGTCTTATCAACCACTAAGACCCTGCGGAGGTCTTATCAACCACTAAGACCTTGCGGAGGTCTTATCAACCACTAAGACCCTGCGGAGGTCTTATCAACCACTAAGACCTTGCGGAGGTCTTATCAACCACTAAGACCCTGCGGAGGTCTTATCAACCACTAAGACCTTGTGGAGGTCTTATCAACCACTAAGACCTTGTGGAGGTCTTATCAACCACTAAGACCCTGCGGAGGTCTTATCAACCACTAAGACCCTGCGGAGGTCTTATCAACCACTAAGACCTTGTGGAGGTCTTATCAACCACTAAGACCTTGTGGAGGTCTTATCAACCACTAAGACCTTGCGAAGGTCCTATCAACCACAAAGACCTTGTGGAGGTCTTATCAACCACTAAGACCTTGTGGAGGTCTTATCAACCACTAAGACCTTGTGGAGGTCTTATCAACCACTAAGACCTTGCGGAGGTCTTATCAACCACTAAGACCTTGCGGAGGTCTTATCAACCACTAAGACCTTGCGGAGGTCTTATCAACCACTAAGACCTTGTGGAGGTCTTATCAACCACTAAGACCATGCGAAGGTCTTATCAACCACTAAGACCTTGTGGAGGTCTTATCAACCACTAAGACCTTGCGAAGGTCTTATCAACCACAAAGACCTTGTGGAGGTCTTATCAACCACTAAGACCGTGCGAAGGTCTTATCAACCACGAAGACCTTGTGGAGGTCTTATCAACCACTAAGACCTTGTGAAGGTCTTATCAACCACTAAGACCTTGTGGAGGTCTTATCAACCACTAAGACCTTGCCAAGGTCTTATCAACCACAAAGACCTTGTGGAGGTCTTATCAACCACTAAGACCTTGCGAAGGTCTTATCAACCACGAAGACCTTGTGGAGGTCTTATCAACCACTAAGACCTTGTGAAGGTCTTATCAACCACTAAGACCTTGTGAAGGTCTTATCAACCACTAAGACCTTGCGGAGGTCTTATCAACCACTAAGACCTTGTGGAGGTCTTATCAACCattagggcagcgcacaattggcccagcatcgtccgggttaggggagggtttggtcggggtaggccgtcattttaaaataaaaatttgttcttaactgacttgcctagttaaataaagataaaataaaaataaaagacaaCCAAGTAATTAAATACAAACACTTACATCCACACAAAACAGAAAGCAGAACAATAGTTACCATGGTATCCAGTCCCAGAGTGAGTAGCATAAGGAAGAAGATGATggcccagaaaggagagagaggaagtctGGTGAGGGCCTCTGGATACACTACGAAGGCTATGCCAGGACCTGCAGAATCACAACAAGACAAGAGAACTGTCTGGTTACACTAATGTTACTTCAAAAAGTTAttttaatagaatagaataactgTTTTCTTTACCCTCATCAGCCACCTGTTCGATGGGCACTTTCAGCTCATGAGCCATAAACCCGATGACAGAGAAGATGACAAACCCTGCAAAGATGCTGGTGGCACTGTTGGTGCAGGTCACAATGATGGTGTCCCTAAAAGATCAAAGACAGTCTGAAACTGTCTGAAACAAGTTGTTGCATCTACAGTATAGTTTGCATGTAGGGTATGTTTCCTGGACGCTTAAGACTAGTCCTGGAGTAAGAAGCATACTCAATAGAGAacctgtgtccgggaaaccgtcCCATAAGGTTTAACCCTGCTCACCTGTAGCAGTTGTTATGAAACTTGTTGTAGGAGGACAGAGTGATAAGTCCACCCCAGCCTGCTGACAAGGAGAAGAAGATCTGGGTTGCAGCATCCTTCCACACCTTGGCATCGTAGAGTTTCTCCCACTTGGGAGTGATGAAGTAGAGGATGCCATCCCCAGCTCCAGGCAGAGTAACTCCTCTGACCAGCAGAATCACCAGCACCACGTAGGGGAACGTAGCCGTGAAATACACCACCTATAGAACAGAATCCAACAGAATCCAATCCACTCCAATAAAATAGAAAAACTTTAATGATCCTATAATCCTATTGTCAATCAGTGCAGCAACGTAGACACAAAGACAACAATCCAAAAACAGACACCAATAACCACAACATATATCTCTTCAGAAAAGCCTCAAAAGAATAATATAAGTATGTTGGCTGGAAAGTGACAATGATTACCTTCCCAGATGATTTGATTCCTTTAGCCAGTGAGGCGTAGACAATAACCCAGGCCAAGAGAAGACAGAGGGCCAGAGGCCAGCGGATTTCCCCTGGGTATTCTATTCCTTTGGAGATGTTCAATACATTATATCtgcatggagagggagggagagacatcaGGTTATAACGCAATGTCTTCAAATCAATAACATATTATTTTCACTGAAAAATATAacttcagtcacacacacataaagcagacatattttattttattacataGCCTAACATAATAAACAATACTTACTTAAAATACTCTTCACTTGGGCTGACATAGGTTTTGTTGATCTCAGATGTGATGTTAGTGAGTTTGCTCAGATTCCCAATGACATCAGCAGACAAACATAGTGTAGTATTCCTTATAGAGGTGGCGTTCCCATCCCGCAGAATGCATGAATCTGACAGGAGAACAAAAGCGAAGAAAGTGGGTGGTAGCATGTGTGAGTAGTTAAGTTCACGTGGTGGCTAAAATTGAGGTGGTATGAATAAATCCACTATGCAGCGCAAGAAGAACAGATGGACGCTAGAGGGCGTCACAGTAGCCTGCCCTCCAGCAAGAATTGTGTCAAGTGAGCATTTGTACAGTACCTGACATTAATGCTTTGCCATAGTATTCGAGTGTGGCCTATTTATATGACTTACAATCGAAATACAATGTATTTGGATTTTATATACCTGAATAAATGAAATACACAGTATTTTCCCACAATAAACATTTCTAACAACAATTAATCCTTGCATTCCAAATTGGAAGGTGTTCGGCCTTCTGAATACATACCAAGAAGAAGCATGTCTTTGTCCTTGCAGTGTTGAGTGTTCCATTTATTCTTGCAGTTCGCCCAGGGGAGTGAGCCCTTCAACGAAGCGAACAAGTAGTACAATGTCCAGCACATTATTATGTTATAGTATATGGCTATCAAGACTGATATTATCAACATGGCAATCCCGCAACCTAGAATAACGAATGAGACGAAATATAGAAATTACTCTTTTGCACCTGAAATGTATAGGttataataaaaaaattaaaaatagacTATGCTTACGTACTGTTCAAGTATGATCGCTGTTGTTTAGCTTACCTTGAAGAGCAGGGATTGCTTTCCATACGGACACGGGTCCTTGGCTTGCAAACTGCCCCAAGGACACCTCCAATAAGAATATGGGGATTCCAGCAAGGCCCAACATGATTAGATAAGGAATCAAGAAAGCACCTACAGGAAGAAAGTGGAAACGGAGTTGAATGTCAGGCAGCTCAATCCGATTACAGTTTTGCATGAAACAGGCTGAATGGTGAAATTATTGGACAAGAAATAtgtaatttcacaacatataAATGTAAATTGTAGTTGAATCAcaattattatttgttttatttaataatATGAACTGCATTAGTATCAATATTAAACGAATCACATAATTATTATTGTAATTATTAAGAGTATTATTATTTTATGTAAATTgttaatttattattatttaatttattAAAATAGGCTATTGAAATAATAGTCAAACGCTAAAACGAATAAAGTCtccaaaataaataaacagataggGATTTAATTATTTTTATACATTCGGATTTCTTTGCTGAGATAAGCAGATGCAGTTGATGAAGTGTGCAAACGAATAAAATTGTTTTGCAACATAAATGTGTCCTTTACCTCCTCCATTTTGGAAGGCTAGGTATGGGAATCTCCAGACATTTCCCAAACCAACAGCATATCCAACCATTGATAGAATGAAGTCCATTTTATTGGACCAGTTTCCCCTCGCTTTATTCTCATCTCctccttcatcatcatcatcctgaaGGAAACAATTAACGTTTAACGGTTATTtaaaaacacaaatataaatgatTGATGTCGAAAAGTCTTCAATTATCACCGATCAATTTGATCTATTCCTGCACATTTCACCGTTTTTGTATTTATAAATGTGGGACTATTCATTCTAATGATTCTGTTTCGATTAGGCTACAATCATGATGCGTTCCATCACTTCCACACAAAGGGCGCTATTTGGTTTGATATGTCCCCAGGGAATAGAACAATGGAGAGGGCCTGCAGCGCTACAGATTACTCCGCAACACCCTGCTCTGCAGTAAGTAATGCATTGTGACCGAACACCAGCAAAATGCTCCCAGGAAAGTGAAATTCGTTTAGGCAGCACACCAGTTTACACTTGTCAGACGAAATCAGCCACTGGCTATGTTCTGGGCATGCTTTTTACTCGCGTCGTGCCTGAGTAATAAAATAACGGACTCTTACCCCGTCCCCGGTCACTGTGCCAGGTAGAACCGAAATGTTTCCATCTGTCCCCAGTATCACAGTGGTGGGACTAATCTCCGTCCCCGTGCCATTTTGCTCTACTGGGCTCGTTGTAACACTTTGATTGGGACAGGAAGCTGTGCCATGACAGTGTATCGTAAAATGATCCACAGAGGCACATTCGGCTCCATCAACGTCGGTATTATGCGTTGCAGGTGCGTCGGTTTTAAACGTTCCATTTCTTGTGTTAGGCCTATCCACCGGATGAGAAAAAGTTTGTTCCTCGGTTTTTGAGGGATGCTGACAGTTTGAAGAGGGTAGATCTGGGACATTCTCTTGTTTGTTTATTGTTACTGCTACCGCTCCAGTATCTGATTGTGGTAACGACACCTGAGTGGGAGGATCAGATACCTGCCGGTTGTTCATCTCTTCAGAACAATCCTAcaaaaggtgaaattaaaattcGTTACAATACAGGCATATACATACAACTGTACAAAATAAATGGTCAAATAGACTGGAAAATCAAGTGGCTTAATTGGTGGCAATTCACATATTGgataacatatatacagttagGCCTAGTGCATGTGTTTTTTTAGTTCAATACTATTATTCCATATTTGTGGCAATTCCTTTGTGGGGCATTGGTCGACTCTGGATTGGTTATGTATTCATTATTGCAGAGATTCTTTAATTTTACGGCTCATTTGCTCTCGGTCATTccgtgcagcagcagcagcagcagcggcccctCTCTCTGATTGAACAGGCAATAGACAAGCTGTTGAGCCCCCTCTCCCCCAGTCCCAGCCCAGCAAGCATTCTCCACAGCAGTAAAACGTAAACACACCAAACAGATAAAATGATTACCCGCGAGGAACCAATAATCGTTATTGTTTTAAAATTGAGATACATAAAACTACTTTGCCAAagtaaaaacacacaaacacaggcacataTGCTATAAAAATGACTAAGCTACTGACAATAGAAGAGAAtattgcaattttttttttaaagatgctaGAATAAGATTAGCCAATAAAATGGCAGATTAAACTGAACAGAAGATGTCGAGTAAGGAATGTTTCGCTGCCTGTAGTAGAGGGAATGAGCTGTAAATAGACGCATCATAGTTTCAGCACAAtgcatttcagcaccatggacggCGACAGTGGTTCGACTACTGTacagtctacagtagtccactcaATGTTGACTGAATAAGTGCCACCCGTGATTTTTCATCAATTTTAGTCTAAAATAACTGTACTTAGCCACAATCATTGTTTAGATTAGGAATTGAGGATCAATGAATGCATCTCACCATCTTTGTAGTAAATTCCAGGACAGCCGGAAGCTGAGAAGAGAAGTCCGGACTGCAGCGAGATTGAAAGAAACTGCAAATGCAAAGCTCAGTCGGTGGGAGTTTCTTTAGCCTACGTCAGAGTATTGCAAGGTGCCCTTCGAGGAACGTTTtactaaaaatatatattcaatGCATCTTCAGTTGGAGATTCACAATTCTTCCAGGAACAACTATGCATGCCTAATGCAGTGTGCACGCTTTGTCACTCGTCGTTCGCTGCCAGCTCTGGTGTTTGGCTGGATAAATTAATGGACAAAGAATACACGAGGGAATACACAAAACAATAAAAACCCGACATGAATCTCGTCACATAAAGAGAAATGCGACCTAACCATGGACTTCACAGGTTCGTTTCAGGCCAATGACCTGAATAATTGAATTATATTGAAATACAATTATAATTATTTTATAGTTTCCATATTATGATTAGTAAACCTACAATGTCAGAGTGCATCCAGATCTGACAATTTTCTGTTTTCATCATCACCTATGCCAGGTAGCGATACAGCACATTTTAGCCATTCAGCAGGAATGAACGCCTCAGCAGCGCGAGGCGAGCTAAACATCTGTGCTTGGCTGGCCAGTGCCCAATACGGGTTTAATTACCAAGATTAATTGTAATTGATTTATTTCTACACGTATTTTCGTCTCCCCTTACACCATACCTTGTTTCTCAGACCAAGACCATTCTGAGAAGAAATACAttgttgtaaaaaataaatgttttgagtggATTGGAAATATTTGCTATTGGATATCGTGCTTATCATATTTGCTAAAAACAAACAGGAAAACATGTTCAGTGAAAAATAACGACTATTTATTGCATTTAATTAATCAATATAGGCCCATATAAAACAAATCTGATTTAAGGAAAGATAAACTAATTATGGCTGAAATGAATAGTCAACACCATAATAACCTCATACTGattaataataatttattatTTCAGTAAATTTATTTGAATGTGTATCTGGAGGTGAGAGTTTCTGTGTGTTATTTCCTAACAGCTTCTGTTGATCTATGTGTTGAGGGTGCTTGTAGGGGCCAATGATGCAGAACTAATAGCTTTTAGTCCTGAAACAGCTCCCTGCTCCCAACAGCAGAGAAAAACCCAAAGCTCTGGGTCCAgttcgttgtgtgtgtgtgtgtgtgtgtgtgtgtgtgtgtgtgtgtgtgtgtgtgtgtgtgtgtgtgtgtgtgtgtgtgtgtgtgtgtgtgtgtgtgtgtgtgtgtgtgtgtgtgtgtgtgtgtgtgtgtgtgtgtgtgtgtgtgtgtgtgtcaggggatAGTCCTTTAATGAACTCTGGCATCCCACTAAAGGACTCCTCAAGATGCCATCTCCTAAACAAACTGTTTGCAGCcaagaggtctaaggcactgcatctcagtgctagaggcgtaactacagaccctggtttgattccaggctgtatcacaactggtagtgattgggagtcccaattggcccagcatcgtctgggtttagccagagtaggcagtcattgtaaataagaatttgtttcttaactgacttgcctggtaaaaaaagaagagggggtgggagagacaCAGAACACTGTTATCTCTCCCTAGGCAGGGTGAAATAGATACTTATCAGGGCCAACCTCAAAAGGTACAGGGAGCAATTCATCATTTTTCCTTTAGTGGTATCATGTGGGAACAGCGTGTGTCTGATACACGTCAGTAGCATGTCTTAGGAACAGCCAGATAAtggggttgtatggggtttaGTGAAGCGTGAGCTCCTCACACTCAGCAGAATAAGGCACAGGGATGGTTGGCTTACTAAACTACTCTAGAATGGCGGCGCATGCATAAgatccttaccctaaccctagtttcatgtccaccaccctggctcaaccctaaccctagcttcaatcacaacccggctcaaccctaaccctagcttcatgtccacaacccggctcaaccctaaccctagcttcaatcacaacccggctcaaccctaaccctagcttcatgtccacaaaCCGGCtcatccctaaccctagcttcaattacaacccagctcaaccctaaccctagcttcatgtccacaaccCGGCtcatccctaaccctagcttcaatcacaacccggctcaaccctaaccctagcttcaatcACAACCCGGctcaacccaaccctaaccctagcttcaattacaacccggctcaaccctaaccctagcttcatgtccacaacccggctcaaccctaaccctagcttcaatcACAACCaggctcaaccctaaccttaaccctagcttcagTTACAACCCGGCTCAACCAtagccctagcttcatgtccacaacccggctcaaccctaaccctagcttcaattacaacccggctcaaccctaaccctagcttcaattacaacccggctcaaccctaaccctagcttcaattacaacccggctcaaccctaaccctagcttcaattacaacccggctcaaccctaaacctagcttcaaTTACAacccggctcaaccctaaccctagcttcatgtccacaacccggctcaaccctaaccctagcttcaatcACAACCaggctcaaccctaaccttaaccctagcttcagTTACAACCCGGCTCAACCAtagccctagcttcatgtccacaacccggctcaaccctaaccctagcttcaattacaacccggctcaaccctaacc contains:
- the LOC139584330 gene encoding sodium- and chloride-dependent glycine transporter 2-like; the encoded protein is MDCSEEMNNRQVSDPPTQVSLPQSDTGAVAVTINKQENVPDLPSSNCQHPSKTEEQTFSHPVDRPNTRNGTFKTDAPATHNTDVDGAECASVDHFTIHCHGTASCPNQSVTTSPVEQNGTGTEISPTTVILGTDGNISVLPGTVTGDGDDDDEGGDENKARGNWSNKMDFILSMVGYAVGLGNVWRFPYLAFQNGGGAFLIPYLIMLGLAGIPIFLLEVSLGQFASQGPVSVWKAIPALQGCGIAMLIISVLIAIYYNIIMCWTLYYLFASLKGSLPWANCKNKWNTQHCKDKDMLLLDSCILRDGNATSIRNTTLCLSADVIGNLSKLTNITSEINKTYVSPSEEYFKYNVLNISKGIEYPGEIRWPLALCLLLAWVIVYASLAKGIKSSGKVVYFTATFPYVVLVILLVRGVTLPGAGDGILYFITPKWEKLYDAKVWKDAATQIFFSLSAGWGGLITLSSYNKFHNNCYRDTIIVTCTNSATSIFAGFVIFSVIGFMAHELKVPIEQVADEGPGIAFVVYPEALTRLPLSPFWAIIFFLMLLTLGLDTMFATIETIVTSVSDEFPRYLRKYKALFTLGCCTSFYILGYPMITENGMYMLQLVDTYAASYSLIIIAIFELVGVSYIYGLKRFCEDIEMMIGFQPNMFWRVCWAFVTPTILTFILGLSLYHWKVMTYETYTYPTWSMVMGWLMVVCSVIWIPIMFCIKMHLAPGTFIQRLKLVCSPQPDWGPFLMKHRGERYKNMMDPLGTNSLGLKLPPKGLQLGQTQC